The Hydrogenimonas thermophila genome includes the window ATGATCCTCCAATGACTGAAGAACCACTCTATGCGGGGCACGCCTACGGTTTTGAGCAATAAATAGTGCGTGCATCCACGAAAGTATCATTGCAAAATGGTCACTACCGATCAATCTAAGTGCCGGTTTGGAAGATTTTAGGGCTTTAAGGTAGTCGAATGTCATATAAGTTTTCCATTGTATTTATCTATATTATCAACTTTAGTAGTGATAGCGACATTGTGCTATCCAGATTTCATTTTCAACTACTTTATAAACTAATCGATGCTCTCTTGTTATACGACGAGACCAGTAACCAGACCAGTTATAACGTAATGGCTCTGGATCACCTATCCCATTAAATGGATCTCGTTTTATCTCTTTTATTAGAAGATTAATTCGTTTTAAAATCTTTTTGTCTTGCTGTTGCCAATAAAGATAGTCTTCCCAAGCTTGCTCTGCAAAAACAAGATTCATTCTTCTATTAACTCACGAACTGTACCATTTCCACGTTCAAGACTCTCTATCGCTTGATTGAGTCTATTTGCATTATTTATGCTTTGCATTAAGTGCATTGTCTCTTCATACGATTTAAAATCACTCAAAGAGAGCATAACAACCGGTTCTCTATTTTGACGTGTTACGATAACTGGTTCTCTATTTTGTACCACTCTATCCATAGTAGATGCAAAATTTTTTCTTGTTTCTGAAAATGTTAGAACAGTCATAACATCTCCTTTTTAAAAATATGTACATATTATAGTACATTTTTTAAAATATTAATCTTTTACTCATCAATAAATTTATATGCTATACTCTCTACAAAGTTCCCGCCTTATTTTTACACTATCTATTAACTCTCAAAAAAAGAGCAAGTAGTGCAGGAAGTAGCACTAAATCTAAGAGTAGTGCAATATTCAAAGCAATTACCGTCACTATTGCAAAATTTACATTTGGTACAAAGTCACTCAATGTAAAAACCAAAAAAGTAACCGATAAAATGAGTGTAGTTAAAATCATTGCACTTCCACTATGATTTATAACATAGTCAATGCTCTGTTCAAAACTTTTACTCTTTATAGCTGTAAAATATTTACTAAAAAAGTGTATCGTATCATCTACGGCAATGCCTAAAATAACTGATGCTGATATCGCTACACCTATATCTATATTAATTCCCAAATATCCCATAACTCCAGCTACTAAAACAATAGGTGCAACATTTGGAATAATAAAGAGCAAAACCATTTTAAGCCG containing:
- a CDS encoding Txe/YoeB family addiction module toxin; protein product: MNLVFAEQAWEDYLYWQQQDKKILKRINLLIKEIKRDPFNGIGDPEPLRYNWSGYWSRRITREHRLVYKVVENEIWIAQCRYHY
- a CDS encoding type II toxin-antitoxin system Phd/YefM family antitoxin; amino-acid sequence: MTVLTFSETRKNFASTMDRVVQNREPVIVTRQNREPVVMLSLSDFKSYEETMHLMQSINNANRLNQAIESLERGNGTVRELIEE